From the genome of Pseudomonas bubulae:
ATTGTTCAGGAACACCTGCAAGGTCTCGTAGCGGGTGCCGACCAGGATATTGGCGAACACAAACTCGCCAAACAGGAACGAGAATGACAGCAGCAGGGCTACCATCAGGCCTTTACGCAAATTGGGCAGCACCACCAAAAATGCCGCCTGCCAGGTGCTGGCACCCAGCAGTTGGGCCGCGTCCATCAAGTCGCGCAGGTTGATCGCCTGCAAGTTGTTGGTGATCGCGCGGTACATGAACGGCAGTGCGACGGTGAAATAACAGCCGATCAGGATCCACGGCGTACCGACCATTTGCAGCGGGCCGGAACCATAAAGTTGCAGCAAGCCTACCGATGACACCACCGGCGGCACGGCGAAGGGCAGCAGGATCAGGATGTTCATCAGCGCATCCAGCTTGGGGAAGTGGTAATGCACCACAAACAGCAGCGGCAGGATCAGCACTACGGACAGCACCAGCGCCGCGACGCAGACCAGCAGCGACTGGCCGAAGGCCTTGAGGAAGCGCGGGTCGCTCCACAGCTGGTCATACCACTTGAAGGTAAAACCGCTGGGTAACACCGTGGCTGACCAGCTGCTGGCGATGGAGTAGATAAACGTGCCCAGCAGCGGTAGCAACAAAATCAGAAACAGCAGCCAGACCACACTGCGGTGGTACAGGCTGGCGGAAGTGGTTTCAGCGCGCGACATGGTAGCTCCTCTTTAACAGCCACTGATGCACCAGGGTTACCAGGGTCATCAGCCCCACCAGGATCACGGCCAGGGCGCTGGCCATGTTCGGGTCCAGGCTGATATCGCCTGACACCATCGCGGCAATGCGGATGGGTAGCACGTTGAAGTTGCCGGTGGTCAAGGCATATACCGTCGCATAGGCGCCCAGGGCGTTGGCCAGCAGGATAACGAAGGTGCCGAGCAGTGCCGGGGTCAGTACCGGCAGGCCGATAAACCGCCAGAACTGCCAGCTGTTGGCGCCCAGCAGGGAGGCCGATTCGCGCCAGTCCTCGCGCAGGGCATCGAAGGCAGGGTAAAGCAGCAGCACGCCGAGGGGGATCTGGAAGTAGGTGTACAGGATGATCAGGCCGGTTTTCGAGTAGAGGTTGAAATCCTCGATGATCCCTGCCTGTTTGAGCATGATCGTGATACTGCCGTTAAAGCCCAGCAAAATGATGAATGCGAAGGCCAGCGGCACACCGGAGAAGTTGCTGGTCATGTTGGCGAATGCGTTGACGAAATTGCGCAGCCGCGAATCCACCTTGCGCAGCGAATAGCTGCCCAGTATGGCAATGATGATGCCGAACAGGCTGGACCAGAAACTGATCTCCAGGCTGTGTTGGATGGCCTGCAGATAGAATTTGGAGTTGAAGATCTTGATGAAGTTGGCCAGGCCCCAGCCACTTTCTTCCGATTGCACACTGTGGATCAGCACCCACACCAGCGGGGCGATCTGAAACACGATAAAAAATACCGCGAAGGGCACCAGGCACAGAACTGCAAGCCATTTGCCCCGGGTCATGGCGCGGGCCTCAGCAGCTCGCGGCACAGCGGTTTGTCGTGAGCTACGCCAAGCAACTCGCAGATCGTGCCGCACAACTCGAGCTGTTTTGGCATGACATCCGGGTTCAGGCTGAACGCATCGCCCAGCACAAACAGTGGCACTTCACGCTCTTCGGGCAGCAAGCCGTTATGGGAGCGATCGTTGTTCATGCCGTGGTCAGCAGTGACCAGTACTTGGTAGCCGGCCTGCAGCCAGCCTTGCAGATAGTCGGCCAGGATAATGTCGGCCGAACGCGCACTGTTGCGATATTGCGCGGTATCGAGGCCGTGTTTGTGTCCGGCATCGTCGATATTCATGGGGTGGACCAGTAAAAAATTCGGCTTGTGCGCCAACCGCAGGCTTTCTGCGTCGGCGAACAGGTGGGAGTCAGGGTAATGATCACTCCAGTAGAAATGCCCGTATTGGATTGGCAAGTCCCCAGCCAGGGTATGGCGATCCCGGGCAATCACGAATGGCGAGCGGTTATAGAGCTCACTGATCCAGTGATAGGCCGCTGCCGCTGTGCTCAACCCGGCATCGCGAGCGTAATGGAACACGCTGCGCTGGTTGGACAGGCGCGAGACATTATTGTGGACAATGCCGCTTTCAATCGGCGGCACGCCGGTGAGGATGCACTCGTAGAGCGGGCGCGACAGGGCTGGCAACTCGCAGGTGAGCTTGTACAGTGCGGCCCGTTCTGCACTGACATAGGCCTGCAGATGGCCCATGGCAAGGCGGGCGACCTCAAAGTTCAAGCCGTCGAGCACTACCAGAATGACGTTGTGTTTCATGTAAGACTCCGCTGGCGCAGCGCAAAAGCTGTTGTTGGAGCGGGCTTGCTCGCGATGGGTACAACCCGGCACATCAGATGGATCGAGTCGATGGCATCGCGAGCAAGCCCGCTCCCACGCAGATCAAGGCGCAGGGTTACTGCATATTGATGATGACTTCTTCCTGCCACAGCTGCGGCAAGGCCTTGGAGGTCTTTTCCCAGGCGTCGGCGTCTTTGATCGGGGTGACATTTTTGTACTGGTCGTTGGACAGCAGCTTGGCCTGCACGTCAGCCGGCAGCTTCAGGTGCTCGGCACGAATCGGCCGTGCATTGCCCCGCGCCAGGTTGGTTTGCCCGGCATCGCTGAAGATGAATTCGCGAGTCAGCTTGGCGGCGTTCGGGTGTTTGGCGTATTTGTTGATGATGGTGGTGTAGCCCGAGATCACCGAACCGTCGGACGGGATCAGCACCACATAGTCATCCGGGTTGGCCATTTTGGCTTTGTAGCTCAAGCCGTTGAAATCCCAGACCACGCCGACTTCCACTTCACCTTTCTCCATCGTGGCGATGGTCGGGTTGGCCAGTGACAGGCGGCCTTGCTTGGCGATGTCGGCAAACATCAACAGGGCCGGTTGCACGTTCTTTTCATTGCCGCCATTGGCAATGGCTGCAGCCAGCACGCCATTGGTGGCCTGGGCCGCGGTGCTGACATCACCGATCGAGACCTTGTATTTACCCGACTTCAGGTCAGCCCATTTGGTCGGCACTTCAGAGCCGTGCAGCAGTTTCTTGTTGACGATAAACGCAATGGTGCCGGTGTAGGCCAGGGCCCAGTTGCCGTCTTTATCCTTGGCCCAGTCCGGGATCTGTTCCCAGGTGGTTGGCTTGTACGGCTGGGTTACGCCTTTGGCCACGGCAATCGGGCCAAAGGCGGCGCCCACGTCACCGATGTCGGCACTGGCGTTGTCTTTTTCCGCGGCAAACTTGGCCACTTCCTGGGCCGAACTCATATCAGTGTCGATGTGCTTGAGGCCGTAGAGCTTGTTCAGATCGGCCCAAGTGCCCTTCCAGTTGGCCCAGTCATCGGGCATGCCGACGCTGTTGACCGTGCCTTCAGCCTTTGCTGCGGCTTCCAGGGCTTTTAAATCGACATCGGCGGCCATGGCCGATGTGCACAGGGCAATGCTTGAACCTAACAGTGATGCGAGGAAAAACTGTTTCATCCGAAGCTCCTTGGGCGTTTTCAACGCTGGGTTTTATTGCTCTTTTGCGGTGGGTTGGTCTAGGTCAGCAATACCTGAGCCAATTTAAGCCCGGCAGATGACACTTTAATGTCGGCATTGGTTGTGCAAGGCATATCGCCAGCCAGCGTGTGTGTTCCGGCTAAGCGTAGACCATCGGGAAGGCCCCGGCTGGCAAGGGGTTTGGCGCATTTTGACGGGTATATGAGCGCCCTCTTGTCATCGAACAGTCATATGTTCTGCCTAGGCTGACAGGTTCAGGGAGTGACCGTTTGACGGCCATGTTTGCCCACTTTTGGTGCTGGACTAGTCCAGCCAGGTAACGTTGATGCGAGAAGGTGCACCCAAGGCGGTAACAGCGATAAGTCGCACGCTGCAAGAGCAGATTGAGCACGGTCTACTGGCGGGAGGCAGTCAGCTGCCGGCCGAGCGCAAACTCAGCGAGTTATTCGCCACCACCCGCGTCACCGTGCGCGAAGCGTTGTTACAGCTTGAATCCCTGGGGCTGGTGTATCGGGAGGAGCGGCGCGGCTGGTTTATTTCGCCGCCGCGTCTGGCGTACAACCTGATGCAGCGCAGCCACTTTCATGCCATGGTCACGGCCCAGGGGCGAGTGCCAACCACCGAGGTGATATCGGCGCGCCTGCTGCCGGCCACGGCTGCGGTGTGTGAGCGCTTGCAGCTACCAGCGTTATCCAGCGTGATCCAGATCTGCCGGGGCCGGCGGATTGACGGGCGGCTGGTGCTGTATGTGGAGCACTACCTGAATCCGCAGTACTTCCCGCAGATCCTTGACCTTGATCTGACGCAGTCGATTACTGAGCTGTATGCCCGGCATTACGATTTGCATTACGGCCGGGTGCGTTTTGAGATTGTGCCTACGGCGCTGCCGGTAGAGGCTGCAGCGACGCTCAAGGTATCAACCGGCAGCCCGGGTTTGCGCATTGCGCGGGTCAATTACGACCAGCACGAACGGCTGATCGACTGTGATCTGGAGTATTGGCGACATGATGCGATTCATGTCGGGGTGGATGTGCAGGAGCGTTGAACAAACCTGCTTTTGTGGGAGCGAGCCTGCTCGCGATGCATACTGCGCGGTCTGTCAGGAGAACCTGGCCGATATCATCGCGAGCAGGCTCGCTCCCACAAGTTATTGGCTCAATCCTTTTGCAGGATACCGCTGCCCGCCGTCACCACCTGCACACTCAAGCGCGGGGTGGCCAGGTCCAGCCCGGCCTCATCCAGGTGACGCTTGAGCGACAGGTTGAACGCCCGCGACACTTCCCATTGCTTGATCGGTGCCGTCTTGAAACGGGCACGCAAAATGGCGCTGCCGGACTCGAAACTCTCGACCCCCTGAATCTCCAGCGGCGACCAGATATTGCGCCGCTGCAGCGGGTCGGTACGCATCTTTTGCCCGACTTCACGCATCAGCTTGATGGCGTCGTCGATTTCCATGTTGTAGGGGATGGCGACGCGGAAGATGGCGTAGCCAAATTCCCGGGAGTAGTTTTTGATGCTTTTGATTTCACTGAACGGGATGGTATGCACGATGCCGTCGATATCGCGCAGGCGCACGGTACGAATGGTCAGCCCTTCAACCGTGCCCAGATGCCCGCCGACATCGACGTAGTCGTCGATGGCCAGGGAATCTTCGATGATGATAAACAGGCCCGTGATCAGGTCGGCAACCAGTGACTGAGCACCAAAACCGATGGCCAGACCGATTACGCCGGCACCCGCAAGCAGGGGGGTGACGTTCATGCCCATATTGGCCAGGGCGACGATCAGCGCAATGATGAAGATCGCGGCAAACAGGATGTTGCGAATCAGCGGCATCATGGTTTGCGCGCGGGCATTGGCCAGCCCCTTGCGCGAGCGGGTCAGGGCATGGTGGATGGCGGTGTCGGCGAGAATCCAGATCAGCCAGGCAAACAGCAGCGTACCGCCAAGGCCGAACAGCTTGACGCTGATCTCGTGACCCTCACCCTCGGTAAAGCCGATCAGCGACATACCCCACACCCGCAGCCCCAGCTCGATAAACACCAGCCACACAATCAGGTGGGCCAGGGTGTAGACGAAACTTTTCAGGCGCTCGGAATACAGCGCATGGCGCTTATGACCACGTTGCGGCTTTTGCGCATGACGGCGCACCAGCCCATTGATCACCATGCACAGCACCACCAGCACGGTACAGATCAGCGACTGGCGCAGCGCGGTGCTGGTGTCGCCTGCCGAGATAAACGTGGCCGCCAGCGAGATGCCCACCAGAATCAGCGCCGCGACATACCAGTAAGTGCCGAGGATCTCGATGCTGTCGCTCAGGGCGCGACGGGTCAGGCGGCGCGACAGGGGTTGATTGCGGATCAAGTGGGCGATAGGGCGGCGGAAACGGATGATAAACAGGCCGGTGGACAACGCCGCCATCACATTGGCAAAGGTCGCCGCGGTATGCGCCAGGTGAACCCCGAGGGTGGCAACCAGCCGCGGATCGCTCAGTGCTTCGCCAAAGGCTGCGAAGCTGCCGATCCACCACAGCGGGCGAAATGCCTGGTGCCGCAGGATATGCAAGGCGCGGTGCCGGTGGGGGCCATCGAGCAGCGAGAAAAGGATCACGCAGATGGCCGAGAAACAGGTGCCAATAACCAGCGCGTACGCCAGCACCATTGCCAGGTCCTTGCCCAGCGAAGACGGCAGGGAGTAACTCATGTACACCGTGATCATCAGCGCGACCATCCACGGCCCCAGCTTGCGCAAGGCAAAGCGCAGCATGTCGACGGCCTTGGGGTGTTGCGGCAATTCCTCGCTCAGGCCAAATCGCAATCGCACCCGGTGGCTGACCCAGATCAGCAGGGCGGCCAGCAGGCTCCAGATCATGATGACCAGGGCAAAGCCAAAAATGATCGGCAGCCATTCATTGGCTGGCAGCATCAATGCAGAAAGTTCTTCCTTGGCCTGGGAGATTTCCTTGGTCCAGCGATAGGTTGGACTGTCATCGCCGGAAAACTGCTTTTCGAGATCGGCCAGGGTGCTGCCGATCAACCCCAGAACGCCTATCTCGGCTTCGGGCTGGGCTTTTTTGGTGGCATCGCGAAGTTTTTTCAGGTCGGCCAACAGCTTGCTGCGCTGCTGATCGTTTTCGAGGTTCTTGATCACCTCGTCCAGCGATTGGCCCAGTGGCTCGGTAGGTTGTGCCTGGGTTTTGTCCGAACTGCCCAGCATGCCCGGCAAACCGACGGCCTGCGCAGAGGTCATGGGCAAGAGCGTCAGCAGGCAAACCAGCAGGAAACAGGGCAGGGCGACAAGACGGGAAAACACTGGGCGATCAACCTCGAGGGGGAGCGAATTGGCCGAGTGTACGCTAGGCCCCGTGATCATTCATTTCTTGTCACATAAATAAATGATCGCGGGCCCGGGGCGGGAAAATGTCGGGGCTATTCATTCAGTTTGGCGAGGATTTTGAAGATGATGGTGCCGAATATCAGCAGCATGCCAGCCCAGATCATCAGCACGCCGATGCCACTACTGCGTTCGCGAAAGTTGAAGCCAATGGTCAGCAGCAGCATGCCGCAGATAATTGGAATCATCATGGAGTGGAAGGCAGTGGTTTCAAACATGGTGAGAGGGACCTGTGCAAGTGAGTGCCCCAAGTCTAGGTCGGTTTGCGCAGATGTGTGGTGATGTGTATCAAAAATGAATCAGCCAGACGCAGAACCTTGAAGCCGCTGCCGCAGTCTGCGACGGGTTGCGCAGCGACCCTGCTTTATCGAAGGTCCTGCGGCCCTTATCGCAGCCTGCGGCAGCGGCTTCAAGGAATATGCCTTACGGCAACTGGTTGCTGGCGTAGAACGCGCTCAGCACTTTGACCAGGTGAGCCAGGTCATGGCTGCCGGCCAGTTCGCGGATCGAGTGCATGGCGAAGGTCGGCAGGCCGATATCCACGGTGCGCACGCCCAGGTGGCTGGCAGTGATCGGGCCAATGGTCGAACCGCAACCCATGTCGCTGCGCACCACAAAACTTTGCACCGGGACTTCCACGGCCATGCACAGGTGGCGGAAGAATCCGGCGGTTTCGCTGTTGGTGGCGTAGCGCTGGTTGCTATTGACCTTGATCACCGGCCCGGCATTGAGCTTGGGCCCGTGATTGGCATCGTGCTTGTCAGCATAGTTGGGGTGAACTCCGTGGGCGTTGTCTGCCGAGACCAGCAGAGATTTCTGGATCGTGCGTACGTACTCGTCGCCCTCAGGCAACAGGCGCTGCAGGATTTGCTCCAGCATCGGGCCATCGGCGCCGCAGGCCGAGCACGAGCCGACTTCTTCGTGGTCGTTGGCCACGAACAGACAGGTTTCTTCGGTCTCGGTGGTGAGCAGGGCTTGCAGGCCTGCGTAGCAGGACAGCAGGTTATCCAGGCGCGCACCGGCGATAAAGTCGCCGTTGAGGCCGATCACCGCAGCGCTTTGGGTGTCGTAGAAACTCAGCTCGTAGTCCAGCACCACGTCGGCATTGAGGCCGTGCTCGCGGGCCAACTGGTCGGTGAGCAACGCGCGGAAGTCAACGCGCTCATCACCGGCCACCTGGGCCAGGATCGGCGGCAGTTCGGTCTGCGGGTTGATCGCCCAACCTTCGTTGGCAGTACGGTTGAGGTGGATCGCCAGGTTGGGGATAGTCGCAATCGGCGCCTTGAAATCGATCAGCTGGCTTTCGACCTGGCCATCGCGGCGGAAAGTGACGCGCCCGGCCAGGGACAGGTCACGGTCGAACCAGGGCGCGAGCAATGCACCGCCGTAGACCTCGACGCCCAATTGCCAGAAGCCCTGGCGTTGCAGTTCGGGTTGTGGCTTAACCCGCAGGCAGGGGCTGTCTGTGTGGGCGCCAACCATGCGGATACCGCCGTGCAGGGGCGAATGGCGACCCAGCTTGAAGGCGACGATGGAAGAGTCATTACGGGTGACGTAATAGCGGCCATTGGCTTCGGTGAACCAGGTTTCGCGCTCGTCGAGGCGCTGGTAGCCGGCGGCCTCAAGGCGCTGAACAAGACTGGCAGTGGCATGAAAGGGGGTAGGGGAGGCCTTGAGGAAGTCGATCAGGCCTTGGTTCAACTCTTCGCGCATAAGTTACTCCAGACAGCAAGGCCGCGAGTTTAGCGCATTGATCGCAAGATTTGGCCCTCTAATGCAGCTCTTGTGGGAGCGGGCTTGCTCGCGATGGCATCAGTGCGATGTTCCTGCAAAACCGCGTCGCCTGTATCGCGAGCAAGCCCGCTCCCACAAGGGGGGGTAGGTATTTAGAACGGTGCCGGGCACTCAAAGCGCAGGCGTTCACCGGTTTGCGGGTGGGTGAAGCTCAGCATGCTCGCGTGCAGGCACAAACGCGGCCATGCGGCCAGGGCTTGCGGGTGCGCATACAGGCCATCACCGAGCAGCGGGTGGCCGATTGACAGCATGTGCACGCGCAACTGGTGCGAACGGCCGGTAATCGGTGTCAGCTCAACGCGGCAGTAATCGCCACACCGCTCCAGGATCTTCCAGAAGGTCAGTGCGTTTTTACCGAATTCATGGTCAACCACGTGCCGGGGTTTGGTCGGCGGGTCGTAGCGCAGGGGCAGATCGATGCTGCCGCTGTCCAGCTCGGGCTGGCCCCAGGCTAGTGCGGTGTAGGCCTTTTCGGTTTCGCGGTCGTGAAACTGGCGGGAAAGCTCACGGTGAGTGTCAGCATCCCGCGCCAGCAAAATAATCCCGGACGTTTCCCAATCCAGACGGTGGACAATGCGCGCCTCGGGGTAGCCGTTTTCTTGCAGGCGGGTAATCAAACAGTCCTTGTTGTCATCGGCCCGGCCCGGCACCGAAAGCAGCAAGGTCGGCTTGTTGACCACCAGAACGCCAGCGTCCTCATGGATAATGTGAATATTGGACAACGGCATTAAAACAGCCTCTTGAAAAACGCCAACGGCGACAAAGGAGCCTCCCCTGCAGGGAAGGCACCGAGGTCGCCGTGGTGCCCGCCGGATCGATTAACGATCTGGCAGTGTGATGTTGAGTTCCAGAATCGAGCAGCTACCTTCGTTTTCAAGGGCGATCTGTACCGAATCGTCGCCGATGTTGACGTATTTGCGGATCACCTCGACCAGCTCTTTTTGCAGGGCAGGCAGGTAGTCCGGGGTGCTGCGTTGGCCACGCTCGTGCGCCACGATGATCTGTAGACGCTCTTTCGCCACCGACGCGGTTGTTGGCGTTTTGCGGGTACGAAAGAAGTCAAAAATGTTCATTGTTTAGTTGCCTCCAAACAGGCGCTCGAAGAATCCCTTCTTCTGTACATCAAGGAACCGGTGCTCCACGGTTTTGCCCAGCAGGCGATCAACGGCATCGCTGTAGG
Proteins encoded in this window:
- a CDS encoding RluA family pseudouridine synthase: MPLSNIHIIHEDAGVLVVNKPTLLLSVPGRADDNKDCLITRLQENGYPEARIVHRLDWETSGIILLARDADTHRELSRQFHDRETEKAYTALAWGQPELDSGSIDLPLRYDPPTKPRHVVDHEFGKNALTFWKILERCGDYCRVELTPITGRSHQLRVHMLSIGHPLLGDGLYAHPQALAAWPRLCLHASMLSFTHPQTGERLRFECPAPF
- a CDS encoding mechanosensitive ion channel domain-containing protein, which translates into the protein MFSRLVALPCFLLVCLLTLLPMTSAQAVGLPGMLGSSDKTQAQPTEPLGQSLDEVIKNLENDQQRSKLLADLKKLRDATKKAQPEAEIGVLGLIGSTLADLEKQFSGDDSPTYRWTKEISQAKEELSALMLPANEWLPIIFGFALVIMIWSLLAALLIWVSHRVRLRFGLSEELPQHPKAVDMLRFALRKLGPWMVALMITVYMSYSLPSSLGKDLAMVLAYALVIGTCFSAICVILFSLLDGPHRHRALHILRHQAFRPLWWIGSFAAFGEALSDPRLVATLGVHLAHTAATFANVMAALSTGLFIIRFRRPIAHLIRNQPLSRRLTRRALSDSIEILGTYWYVAALILVGISLAATFISAGDTSTALRQSLICTVLVVLCMVINGLVRRHAQKPQRGHKRHALYSERLKSFVYTLAHLIVWLVFIELGLRVWGMSLIGFTEGEGHEISVKLFGLGGTLLFAWLIWILADTAIHHALTRSRKGLANARAQTMMPLIRNILFAAIFIIALIVALANMGMNVTPLLAGAGVIGLAIGFGAQSLVADLITGLFIIIEDSLAIDDYVDVGGHLGTVEGLTIRTVRLRDIDGIVHTIPFSEIKSIKNYSREFGYAIFRVAIPYNMEIDDAIKLMREVGQKMRTDPLQRRNIWSPLEIQGVESFESGSAILRARFKTAPIKQWEVSRAFNLSLKRHLDEAGLDLATPRLSVQVVTAGSGILQKD
- a CDS encoding M18 family aminopeptidase; the protein is MREELNQGLIDFLKASPTPFHATASLVQRLEAAGYQRLDERETWFTEANGRYYVTRNDSSIVAFKLGRHSPLHGGIRMVGAHTDSPCLRVKPQPELQRQGFWQLGVEVYGGALLAPWFDRDLSLAGRVTFRRDGQVESQLIDFKAPIATIPNLAIHLNRTANEGWAINPQTELPPILAQVAGDERVDFRALLTDQLAREHGLNADVVLDYELSFYDTQSAAVIGLNGDFIAGARLDNLLSCYAGLQALLTTETEETCLFVANDHEEVGSCSACGADGPMLEQILQRLLPEGDEYVRTIQKSLLVSADNAHGVHPNYADKHDANHGPKLNAGPVIKVNSNQRYATNSETAGFFRHLCMAVEVPVQSFVVRSDMGCGSTIGPITASHLGVRTVDIGLPTFAMHSIRELAGSHDLAHLVKVLSAFYASNQLP
- a CDS encoding UTRA domain-containing protein is translated as MREGAPKAVTAISRTLQEQIEHGLLAGGSQLPAERKLSELFATTRVTVREALLQLESLGLVYREERRGWFISPPRLAYNLMQRSHFHAMVTAQGRVPTTEVISARLLPATAAVCERLQLPALSSVIQICRGRRIDGRLVLYVEHYLNPQYFPQILDLDLTQSITELYARHYDLHYGRVRFEIVPTALPVEAAATLKVSTGSPGLRIARVNYDQHERLIDCDLEYWRHDAIHVGVDVQER
- the minE gene encoding cell division topological specificity factor MinE, encoding MNIFDFFRTRKTPTTASVAKERLQIIVAHERGQRSTPDYLPALQKELVEVIRKYVNIGDDSVQIALENEGSCSILELNITLPDR
- a CDS encoding ABC transporter permease subunit, with protein sequence MTRGKWLAVLCLVPFAVFFIVFQIAPLVWVLIHSVQSEESGWGLANFIKIFNSKFYLQAIQHSLEISFWSSLFGIIIAILGSYSLRKVDSRLRNFVNAFANMTSNFSGVPLAFAFIILLGFNGSITIMLKQAGIIEDFNLYSKTGLIILYTYFQIPLGVLLLYPAFDALREDWRESASLLGANSWQFWRFIGLPVLTPALLGTFVILLANALGAYATVYALTTGNFNVLPIRIAAMVSGDISLDPNMASALAVILVGLMTLVTLVHQWLLKRSYHVAR
- a CDS encoding alkaline phosphatase family protein gives rise to the protein MKHNVILVVLDGLNFEVARLAMGHLQAYVSAERAALYKLTCELPALSRPLYECILTGVPPIESGIVHNNVSRLSNQRSVFHYARDAGLSTAAAAYHWISELYNRSPFVIARDRHTLAGDLPIQYGHFYWSDHYPDSHLFADAESLRLAHKPNFLLVHPMNIDDAGHKHGLDTAQYRNSARSADIILADYLQGWLQAGYQVLVTADHGMNNDRSHNGLLPEEREVPLFVLGDAFSLNPDVMPKQLELCGTICELLGVAHDKPLCRELLRPAP
- a CDS encoding ABC transporter permease; protein product: MSRAETTSASLYHRSVVWLLFLILLLPLLGTFIYSIASSWSATVLPSGFTFKWYDQLWSDPRFLKAFGQSLLVCVAALVLSVVLILPLLFVVHYHFPKLDALMNILILLPFAVPPVVSSVGLLQLYGSGPLQMVGTPWILIGCYFTVALPFMYRAITNNLQAINLRDLMDAAQLLGASTWQAAFLVVLPNLRKGLMVALLLSFSFLFGEFVFANILVGTRYETLQVFLNNMRNSSGHFTSALVISYFLFVLVLTWVATFLNKDKSQ
- a CDS encoding ABC transporter substrate-binding protein → MKQFFLASLLGSSIALCTSAMAADVDLKALEAAAKAEGTVNSVGMPDDWANWKGTWADLNKLYGLKHIDTDMSSAQEVAKFAAEKDNASADIGDVGAAFGPIAVAKGVTQPYKPTTWEQIPDWAKDKDGNWALAYTGTIAFIVNKKLLHGSEVPTKWADLKSGKYKVSIGDVSTAAQATNGVLAAAIANGGNEKNVQPALLMFADIAKQGRLSLANPTIATMEKGEVEVGVVWDFNGLSYKAKMANPDDYVVLIPSDGSVISGYTTIINKYAKHPNAAKLTREFIFSDAGQTNLARGNARPIRAEHLKLPADVQAKLLSNDQYKNVTPIKDADAWEKTSKALPQLWQEEVIINMQ